From a region of the Saccharomyces cerevisiae S288C chromosome IX, complete sequence genome:
- a CDS encoding uncharacterized protein (hypothetical protein; identified by expression profiling and mass spectrometry) — translation MSFSVSCKTPKTTKLLVSSISESAVALIIITIRILFSIGKSDFKKIISKEINGAETIYYRNIPESKPQGS, via the coding sequence ATGTCATTCTCTGTCAGCTGCAAGACTCCCAAGACCACGAAGCTGCTGGTATCTTCTATTTCAGAGAGCGCTGTTGCtcttattattattaccatACGTATACTTTTTTCCATTGGCAAAAGcgatttcaaaaaaataatctcCAAGGAAATAAATGGTGCAGAAACAATATACTACAGAAATATACCGGAAAGTAAACCCCAAGGGAGTTAG
- a CDS encoding uncharacterized protein (hypothetical protein; mRNA identified as translated by ribosome profiling data; SWAT-GFP fusion protein localizes to the endoplasmic reticulum), which yields MTFFLKRKISFFLSGIAQTFLFLPILLNRSVIHVVFLTVVLGHRIPWDSVIRCNNTGTTHSAVSSRTELLLPIGGVINNWKRRAWNGFSIQWIWRYSFVY from the coding sequence ATGACATTCTTtcttaaaagaaaaattagcttttttttgtcagGCATTGCAcaaacttttttatttctgcCTATACTCTTAAACAGATCAGTCATTCATGTTGTCTTTTTAACGGTCGTACTGGGACATCGCATACCTTGGGATTCCGTAATTAGGTGCAACAATACGGGCACAACTCATTCTGCGGTATCTTCACGGACAGAACTTCTATTGCCTATCGGTGGTGTGATTAACAATTGGAAGCGCAGAGCTTGGAATGgattttcaattcaatGGATTTGGAGGTATTCGTTTGTTTACTAA
- the FLO11 gene encoding Flo11p (GPI-anchored cell surface glycoprotein (flocculin); required for pseudohyphal and invasive growth, flocculation, and biofilm formation; major determinant of colony morphology; QTL that controls chronological life span; carries intragenic tandem repeats that are expanded in different strains; required for formation of fibrous interconnections between cells; role in co-flocculation with other yeast species; cleaved and shed from cells, contributing to their surface properties) produces MQRPFLLAYLVLSLLFNSALGFPTALVPRGSSEGTSCNSIVNGCPNLDFNWHMDQQNIMQYTLDVTSVSWVQDNTYQITIHVKGKENIDLKYLWSLKIIGVTGPKGTVQLYGYNENTYLIDNPTDFTATFEVYATQDVNSCQVWMPNFQIQFEYLQGSAAQYASSWQWGTTSFDLSTGCNNYDNQGHSQTDFPGFYWNIDCDNNCGGTKSSTTTSSTSESSTTTSSTSESSTTTSSTSESSTTTSSTSESSTSSSTTAPATPTTTSCTKEKPTPPTTTSCTKEKPTPPHHDTTPCTKKKTTTSKTCTKKTTTPVPTPSSSTTESSSAPVPTPSSSTTESSSAPVTSSTTESSSAPVPTPSSSTTESSSAPVTSSTTESSSAPVTSSTTESSSAPVPTPSSSTTESSSAPVTSSTTESSSAPVTSSTTESSSAPVTSSTTESSSAPVTSSTTESSSAPVPTPSSSTTESSSAPVTSSTTESSSAPVPTPSSSTTESSSAPVTSSTTESSSAPVPTPSSSTTESSSAPAPTPSSSTTESSSAPVTSSTTESSSAPVPTPSSSTTESSSTPVTSSTTESSSAPVPTPSSSTTESSSAPVPTPSSSTTESSSAPAPTPSSSTTESSSAPVTSSTTESSSAPVPTPSSSTTESSSAPVPTPSSSTTESSSAPVPTPSSSTTESSSAPVTSSTTESSSAPVTSSTTESSSAPVPTPSSSTTESSSAPVPTPSSSTTESSSAPVPTPSSSTTESSSAPVTSSTTESSSAPVPTPSSSTTESSSAPVPTPSSSTTESSSAPVPTPSSSTTESSVAPVPTPSSSSNITSSAPSSTPFSSSTESSSVPVPTPSSSTTESSSAPVSSSTTESSVAPVPTPSSSSNITSSAPSSIPFSSTTESFSTGTTVTPSSSKYPGSQTETSVSSTTETTIVPTKTTTSVTTPSTTTITTTVCSTGTNSAGETTSGCSPKTVTTTVPTTTTTSVTTSSTTTITTTVCSTGTNSAGETTSGCSPKTITTTVPCSTSPSETASESTTTSPTTPVTTVVSTTVVTTEYSTSTKPGGEITTTFVTKNIPTTYLTTIAPTPSVTTVTNFTPTTITTTVCSTGTNSAGETTSGCSPKTVTTTVPCSTGTGEYTTEATTLVTTAVTTTVVTTESSTGTNSAGKTTTGYTTKSVPTTYVTTLAPSAPVTPATNAVPTTITTTECSAATNAAGETTSVCSAKTIVSSASAGENTAPSATTPVTTAIPTTVITTESSVGTNSAGETTTGYTTKSIPTTYITTLIPGSNGAKNYETVATATNPISIKTTSQLATTASASSVAPVVTSPSLTGPLQSASGSAVATYSVPSISSTYQGAANIKVLGNFMWLLLALPVVF; encoded by the coding sequence ATGCAAAGACCATTTCTACTCGCTTATTTGGTCCTTTCGCTTCTATTTAACTCGGCTTTGGGTTTTCCAACTGCACTAGTTCCAAGAGGATCCTCCGAAGGAACTAGCTGTAATTCTATCGTTAATGGCTGTCCCAACTTAGACTTCAATTGGCACATGGACCAGCAAAATATCATGCAGTATACTTTGGATGTGACTTCCGTTTCTTGGGTTCAAGACAACACATACCAAATCACTATTCATGTCAAaggtaaagaaaatattgacCTGAAGTATCTATGGTCTTTGAAAATCATTGGTGTCACTGGTCCAAAAGGTACCGTCCAACTATACGGTTACAACGAAAATACCTATTTGATTGACAACCCAACTGATTTCACAGCCACTTTTGAAGTTTATGCCACACAAGATGTCAACAGCTGTCAGGTGTGGATGCCTAACTTCCAAATTCAATTCGAGTATTTGCAAGGTAGTGCCGCTCAATATGCAAGCTCCTGGCAATGGGGAACTACATCTTTTGATTTGTCTACTGGTTGTAACAACTATGACAATCAAGGCCACTCTCAAACGGATTTCCCAGGCTTCTATTGGAACATAGATTGTGACAATAATTGTGGCGGTACGAAGTCATCTACCACTACATCTAGCACTTCCGAGTCATCTACCACTACATCTAGCACTTCCGAGTCATCTACCACTACATCTAGCACTTCCGAGTCATCTACCACTACATCTAGCACTTCCGAGTCATCTACATCATCATCAACCACCGCTCCTGCTACACCAACCACTACCTCATGCACTAAGGAAAAGCCTACACCCCCAACCACTACCTCATGCACAAAGGAAAAGCCTACACCTCCTCATCACGACACCACTCCATGtacaaagaagaaaactacCACATCTAAGACATGCACTAAGAAGACTACTACTCCAGTACCAACCCCATCAAGCTCTACTACTGAAAGTTCTTCTGCTCCAGTACCAACTCCATCCAGCTCTACTactgaaagctcttctgctCCAGTAACCAGCTctaccactgaaagctcttctgctCCAGTACCAACCCCATCAAGCTCTACTactgaaagctcttctgctCCAGTAACCAGCTctaccactgaaagctcttctgctCCAGTAACCAGCTctaccactgaaagctcttctgctCCAGTACCAACTCCATCCAGCTCTACTactgaaagctcttctgctCCAGTAACCAGCTctaccactgaaagctcttctgctCCAGTAACCAGCTctaccactgaaagctcttctgctCCAGTAACCAGCTctaccactgaaagctcttctgctCCAGTAACCAGCTctaccactgaaagctcttctgctCCAGTACCAACTCCATCCAGCTCTACTactgaaagctcttctgctCCAGTAACCAGCTctaccactgaaagctcttctgctCCAGTACCAACTCCATCCAGCTCTACTactgaaagctcttctgctCCAGTAACCAGCTctaccactgaaagctcttctgctCCAGTACCAACTCCATCCAGCTCTACTactgaaagctcttctgctCCAGCTCCAACCCCATCAAGCTCCACCactgaaagctcttctgctCCAGTAACCAGCTctaccactgaaagctcttctgctCCAGTACCAACTCCATCCAGCTCTACTactgaaagctcttctACTCCAGTAACCAGCTCCACCactgaaagctcttctgctCCAGTGCCAACTCCATCAAGCTCTACTactgaaagctcttctgctCCAGTACCAACTCCATCAAGCTCTACTactgaaagctcttctgctCCAGCTCCAACCCCATCAAGCTCTACTactgaaagctcttctgctCCAGTAACCAGCTctaccactgaaagctcttctgctCCAGTACCAACTCCATCCAGCTCTACTactgaaagctcttctgctCCAGTACCAACCCCATCCAGCTCTACTactgaaagctcttctgctCCAGTACCAACTCCATCCAGCTCTACTactgaaagctcttctgctCCAGTAACCAGCTctaccactgaaagctcttctgctCCAGTAACCAGCTctaccactgaaagctcttctgctCCAGTACCAACTCCATCCAGCTCTACTactgaaagctcttctgctCCAGTACCAACTCCATCCAGCTCTACTactgaaagctcttctgctCCAGTACCAACTCCATCCAGCTCTACTactgaaagctcttctgctCCAGTAACCAGCTctaccactgaaagctcttctgctCCAGTACCAACTCCATCCAGCTCTACTactgaaagctcttctgctCCAGTGCCAACTCCATCCAGCTCTACTACCgaaagctcttctgctCCAGTACCAACCCCATCAAGCTCTACTACTGAAAGCTCTGTAGCACCAGTACCAACCCCATCTTCCTCTAGCAACATCACTTCCTCCGCTCCATCTTCAACCCCATTCAGCTCTAGCactgaaagctcttctgTTCCAGTACCAACCCCATCAAGCTCTACTactgaaagctcttctgctCCAGTATCCAGCTCCACCACTGAAAGCTCTGTAGCACCAGTACCAACCCCATCTTCCTCTAGCAACATCACTTCCTCCGCTCCATCTTCAATTCCATTCAGCTCTACTACTGAAAGCTTTTCTACTGGCACTACTGTCACTCCATCATCATCCAAATACCCTGGCAGTCAAACAGAAACCTCTGTTTCTTCTACAACCGAAACTACCATTGTTCCAACTAAAACTACGACTTCTGTCACTACACCATCAACAACCACTATTACCACTACGGTTTGCTCTACAGGAACAAACTCTGCCGGTGAAACTACCTCTGGATGCTCTCCAAAGACCGTTACAACTACTGTTCCAACTACAACTACGACTTCTGTCACTACATCATCAACAACCACTATTACTACTACAGTTTGCTCTACAGGAACAAACTCTGCCGGTGAAACTACCTCTGGATGCTCTCCAAAGACCATTACAACTACTGTTCCATGTTCAACCAGTCCAAGCGAAACCGCCTCGGAATCAACAACCACTTCACCTACCACACCTGTAACTACAGTTGTCTCAACCACCGTCGTTACTACTGAGTATTCTACTAGTACAAAACCAGGTGGTGAAATTACAACTACATTTGTCACCAAAAACATTCCAACCACTTACCTAACCACAATTGCTCCAACTCCATCAGTCACTACGGTTACCAATTTCACCCCAACCACTATTACTACTACGGTTTGCTCTACAGGTACAAACTCTGCCGGTGAAACTACCTCTGGATGCTCTCCAAAGACTGTCACAACCACTGTTCCTTGTTCAACTGGTACTGGCGAATACACTACTGAAGCTACCACCCTTGTTACAACAGCTGTCACAACCACCGTTGTTACCACTGAATCCTCTACGGGTACTAACTCCGCTGGTAAGACGACAACTGGTTACACAACAAAGTCTGTACCAACCACCTATGTAACCACTTTGGCTCCAAGTGCACCAGTAACTCCTGCCACTAATGCCGTACCAACTACAATAACCACTACTGAATGTTCTGCTGCTACAAACGCTGCCGGTGAAACTACATCTGTATGCTCTGCTAAGACTATCGTAAGTTCTGCAAGCGCAGGCGAAAACACTGCACCTTCGGCTACCACCCCTGTCACGACGGCTATTCCAACCACAGTTATTACCACTGAGTCATCTGTTGGTACTAACTCCGCTGGCGAAACAACAACTGGTTACACAACCAAGTCCATCCCAACCACTTACATAACCACTTTGATTCCAGGTTCAAATGGTGCCAAGAATTACGAAACTGTGGCCACAGCAACCAACCCTATTTCAATCAAGACTACATCCCAACTAGCTACAACAGCTTCTGCTTCTAGCGTGGCTCCCGTTGTCACATCTCCATCTCTAACTGGTCCACTACAATCTGCTTCTGGTTCTGCAGTCGCTACATACTCTGTTCCTTCTATCTCGAGTACTTACCAAGGTGCTGCTAATATCAAGGTTCTTGGAAACTTTATGTGGTTGCTACTCGCTCTTCCAGTTGTATTCTAA
- the MRS1 gene encoding Mrs1p (Splicing protein; required for splicing of two mitochondrial group I introns (BI3 in COB and AI5beta in COX1); forms a splicing complex, containing four subunits of Mrs1p and two subunits of the BI3-encoded maturase, that binds to the BI3 RNA; MRS1 has a paralog, CCE1, that arose from the whole genome duplication) produces the protein MSPKNITRSVIPAIDLYCRKANFKTLKSLSMILGSKKEWYDTKKAPLRTFLVSRCGIFEQLRGRLVEDGKVNLFSVFLTNDSFSFCKMTVDDKFNTSLVDWQKIPFDSTFATDRRQNISLLPVDTLFATEKIISILGVSPNMTNLVSIERERSDLVDFNCKLQSNILEHLLYAKCQGVYVTSTNEKARLLAAVCNPEFIDTFWCELTPIRVSLKENPSISVPREYQMYDPVVRATIKEVVTKRLLRSAFDNDIDPLMCLHLDKGWKLKFPILSSTTGLNFSLKDCLSLDTGKDASDMTEVFLATMESSKVLRTYSNLVDIVMKDNGRLDSGVLKQFNDYVKQEKLNLQHFQAGSSKFLKGAKI, from the coding sequence ATGTCTCCGAAGAATATAACAAGGTCGGTGATCCCGGCTATAGATTTGTATTGCCGCAAAGCAAATTTTAAAACTCTAAAATCATTGTCGATGATCCTAGGTagtaaaaaagaatggtATGACACTAAAAAGGCGCCATTGAGAACCTTTTTGGTCTCTCGATGTGGCATTTTCGAGCAGTTGAGGGGTCGTCTCGTTGAAGATGGCAAAGTCAACTTGTTTAGTGTTTTCCTGACAAACGactcattttctttttgcaagATGACCGTTGATGATAAGTTCAACACTAGCTTGGTCGATTGGCAAAAAATACCCTTTGACAGTACATTTGCAACTGACAGAAGACAGAATATCAGTTTACTACCTGTTGATACACTGTTTGCAACTGAAAAGATCATATCGATTCTTGGTGTATCTCCTAATATGACGAATCTTGTTTCTATAGAAAGAGAGCGATCAGACCTGGTGGATTTTAATTGTAAACTGCAATCAAACATCCTAGAACACCTACTATACGCGAAATGCCAAGGAGTGTACGTAACTTCTACCAATGAAAAAGCTCGTTTGCTTGCAGCTGTCTGCAATCCTGAATTCATTGACACCTTCTGGTGCGAATTGACTCCCATAAGAGTCTCATTAAAGGAAAACCCTTCCATTTCTGTACCTCGAGAATATCAGATGTACGATCCGGTGGTACGTGCCACTATAAAGGAGGTTGTCACCAAGCGATTACTGCGATCCGCCTTCGATAATGACATCGACCCGCTAATGTGTCTTCATTTGGATAAAGGCTGGAAACTTAAATTCCCCATACTATCCTCGACAACGGGCCTAAACTTCTCCCTGAAGGATTGTCTTTCCCTGGACACAGGAAAAGATGCATCTGATATGACAGAGGTGTTTCTCGCTACTATGGAGTCGAGTAAAGTTCTTCGTACGTATAGCAACCTCGTTGACATTGTGATGAAGGACAATGGTAGGTTGGACTCAGGCGTCCTAAAGCAATTCAACGACTACGTTAAGCAAGAAAAGCTCAATCTACAACATTTTCAGGCCGGTTCCTCAAAGTTTCTCAAAGGCGCAAAGATATAA
- the SEC11 gene encoding signal peptidase complex catalytic subunit SEC11 (18kDa catalytic subunit of the Signal Peptidase Complex (SPC); the Signal Peptidase Complex cleaves the signal sequence of proteins targeted to the endoplasmic reticulum; other members are Spc1p, Spc2p, Spc3p, and Sec11p): MNLRFELQKLLNVCFLFASAYMFWQGLAIATNSASPIVVVLSGSMEPAFQRGDILFLWNRNTFNQVGDVVVYEVEGKQIPIVHRVLRQHNNHADKQFLLTKGDNNAGNDISLYANKKIYLNKSKEIVGTVKGYFPQLGYITIWISENKYAKFALLGMLGLSALLGGE, translated from the coding sequence ATGAATCTAAGATTTGAATTGCAGAAACTATTGAACGTTTGCTTTTTGTTTGCATCTGCTTACATGTTCTGGCAAGGCTTAGCCATTGCTACTAATAGCGCTTCTCCGATCGTGGTGGTGCTTTCAGGCTCCATGGAACCAGCTTTCCAAAGGGGTGATATCCTTTTCCTATGGAATAGAAATACTTTCAACCAAGTAGGTGATGTCGTGGTGTATGAGGTCGAAGGGAAACAAATCCCCATTGTGCATAGAGTTTTGAGGCAACATAACAATCACGCGGACAAGCAATTCCTCCTGACCAAAGGTGACAATAACGCCGGCAATGATATCTCACTATATGctaataagaaaatttacTTGAACAAGTCAAAGGAGATTGTAGGGACCGTCAAGGGCTACTTTCCACAACTAGGGTACATTACGATTTGGATTAGCGAGAACAAATATGCCAAGTTTGCATTGTTAGGTATGTTGGGGTTGAGTGCTCTGCTGGGGGGCGAGTAG